One region of Lathamus discolor isolate bLatDis1 chromosome 2, bLatDis1.hap1, whole genome shotgun sequence genomic DNA includes:
- the DSG2 gene encoding desmoglein-2, with product MWRDPAAAARLLALLICLNYGNGLYVKVYNQNGRSGMLYRHNSLVRQKREWTVPPAFIREEEDNSYKNPIARIHSDLEDTGIVVTYTISGQGVTEPPYGLFVINGKTGDLNITGRVDREKTPMLLLRGHALDKTGAKLEEPIDLPIKIVDINDNFPVFSHEVFVGSVEELSETGTIVLRINATDADEPNNLNSKIAFRIVSQSPSAAFSMDKDTGVVRVAKINLDRETQSTYSLVVEAKDRGGEIGGNAATCSLEIKILDVNDNLPVVESSAFEGSIEENRANVEILRIKVFDKDEEFSDNWLANFSFVSGNEGGFFRIVTDTQTNEGVLTVVKELDYETVQSLNLGIVVTNKAEFHKSIKHSYKAQTIPIKINVINVREGPVFPGGTKIIEASEKLQIKQVIGQYQAYDEDTGKPSEQIIYMKGRDTANWITIDSVTGEIRLAKELDYESPHVVNGTYTITMLGVTTDLPKKTVTGTVVIQVKDENDNCPVIVNPVQTVCSDAKSVDVTANDLDGYPNSDPFSFTVIDEPEGTANNWIIGFGNGTSIQLVPQNLKLGRTKVPILIKDYQGLSCAQTQSLQLTVCKCADDGVCREKFIGAQSVGLGPGAVALIILAFLLLLLVPLLLLLCPCGSGAKGFAAIPDYSEAMLRQWNSEGAAPEEKPVLSFIPPTGLGNSRGATSGAVTAAAAAAAGMSGEGSAAGGGSSASHVREHCNTITKERWEEQRHLLSGAEYGAMAAGGAEGMASVEGKTVVAGGGVAVGATGAMKEEFLRDYFNDKAVSFADEDETQAANDCLLVYSQGESGSPHGSIGCCSFIEGDLDDHFLDDLGDKFKTLAEICIGRHINMKDSSSRNESGFSLNDSKSQSLDQQNASSLEQAFASGSCFQPAPPVHAGEDTLSKEVVTETTFASRSEQHDAQPFPTAHSETNFTMTEMSYSAGAPARSTAVFLDPQFKENIVVTERVLAPASSLKGMVEIPDLPHESNVVVTERMVKSEGAEPGAMAVQDLPDSKYVVVRERERVLVPAAEQGSLTFPAGEGGRSVVVNERVVTASGIQSRAEQAAGAGPGRQDHILITDSSLNQAGSNVEGPPSASATLSKSSRVTKYNTVQYTRS from the exons ATGTGGAGGGACCCCGCCGCGGCGGCGCGGCTGCTGGCGCTGCTG ATCTGTTTGAATTATGGAAATGGACTCTATGTGAAG GTTTATAATCAAAATGGCAGGAGTGGCATGTTGTATCGTCACAACAGCCTAGTCAGACAGAAACGAGAATGGACAGTCCCTCCGGCTTTCATACGGGAAGAAGAAGACAATTCCTATAAGAATCCAATTGCTAGA ATACATTCTGATCTTGAAGATACAGGGATAGTGGTAACTTATACTATATCTGGTCAAGGAGTAACAGAACCCCCTTACGGATTATTTGTTATTAACGGGAAGACTGGAGACCTGAACATAACAGGAAGGGTTGACAGAGAAAAGACTCCAATGCTGCTT CTCAGAGGTCATGCACTGGATAAAACTGGAGCAAAACTAGAAGAGCCAATAGACCTCCCAATTAAAATTGTGGATATAAATGAcaattttccagtgttttcccATGAAGTTTTTGTTGGTTCAGTTGAAGAATTAAGTGAAACAG gtacGATTGTACTAAGGATAAATGCCACAGATGCAGATGAGCCAAATAACCTAAATTCCAAGATTGCTTTCAGGATTGTTTCGCAAAGCCCTAGTGCTGCATTCAGTATGGATAAGGATACTGGCGTGGTTCGAGTAGCAAAAATAAACCTTGACAGAGag ACGCAAAGTACCTATTCATTGGTGGTAGAAGCAAAAGACCGTGGTGGTGAAATAGGTGGGAATGCTGCAACGTGTTCTTTAGAAATCAAGATTTTGGATGTCAATGACAACCTGCCTGTAGTTGAAAGTAGCGCA tttgAAGGAAGCAttgaagaaaacagagcaaatgtGGAAATTCTGCGAATAAAAGTATTTGACAAAGATGAAGAGTTTTCTGATAACTGGCTGGCAAACTTCTCATTTGTCTCTGGCAATGAAGGTGGTTTTTTTCGTATAGTAACAGATACCCAAACAAATGAAGGAGTTTTGACTGTTGTGAAG GAGCTGGATTATGAAACCGTGCAGAGCCTGAACTTGGGCATTGTTGTTACAAACAAAGCAGAATTCCACAAATCGATTAAGCACAGTTATAAAGCACAAACAATTCCAATCAAAATCAATGTGATTAATGTGCGGGAAGGCCCTGTATTCCCTGGTGGCACAAAAATTATTGAAGCAAGTGAGAAACTGCAGATAAAACAGGTTATTGGACAGTATCAAGCCTATGATGAAGACACTGGAAAACCAAGCGAGCAAATTAT ATACATGAAGGGAAGAGATACGGCAAACTGGATCACAATAGACTCAGTGACAGGTGAAATACGACTTGCTAAAGAACTTGATTATGAATCGCCTCATGTAGTGAATGGTACCTACACTATCACCATGTTGGGTGTAACTACTG aTCTTCCCAAGAAAACGGTCACCGGCACAGTCGTTATTCAAGTTAAAGATGAGAATGATAACTGCCCAGTTATTGTGAACCCTGTGCAAACTGTGTGTTCAGATGCAAAATCAGTTGATGTTACAGCTAATGATTTGGATGGTTACCCAAACAGTGATCCCTTCAGCTTTACTGTCATTGATGAGCCAGAAGGGACAGCAAATAACTGGATAATTGGATTTGGCAATG GCACCAGCATACAGCTGGTACCACAAAACCTGAAGCTGGGCAGAACTAAAGTTCCCATCCTAATAAAGGATTACCAAGGGTTGAGCTGTGCTCAAACCCAGTCTCTGCAACTGACTGTTTGTAAATGTGCGGATGACGGCGTATGCAGAGAGAAGTTTATTGGCGCTCAGTCAGTGGGTCTGGGACCAGGAGCGGTTGCACTGATCATCTTGGCATTTTTACTTTTGCTGC TTGTTCCACTGTTActgctcctgtgtccctgtggcTCAGGAGCAAAGGGATTTGCTGCAATTCCAGACTACAGTGAGGCAATGTTGCGTCAGTGGAACAGTGAAGGAGCAGCTCCCGAGGAGAAG CCGGTGCTAAGCTTCATCCCACCCACTGGATTGGGGAACTCCAGAGGAGCAACCAGCGgagcagtaacagcagcagcagcagcagcagcaggaatgagTGGAGagggaagtgcagcaggaggaggcagctctgcctctcatgTAAGAGAGCACTGCAACACTATTACCAAGGAAAGATGGGAAGAGCAAAGACATCTCCTTTCTGGTGCTGAGTATGGAGCCATGGCAGCTGGAGGGGCTGAAGGCATGGCAAGTGTAGAAGGCAAGACAGTGGTGGCTGGAGGAGGAGTCGCAGTGGGAGCAACAGGAGCCATGAAAGAAGAATTTTTAAGAGACTACTTCAATGAC AAAGCTGTCTCTTTTGCGGATGAAGATGAAACCCAAGCTGCAAATGACTGTCTCCTGGTTTATTCCCAGGGAGAGTCAGGCTCACCCCACGGCTCCATCGGCTGCTGCAGCTTTATTGAGGGCGATCTTGACGACCACTTCTTAGATGATTTAGGAGACAAATTTAAGACTCTAGCAGAAATATGCATAGGCAGACACATCAACATGAAAGACAGTAGCTCCAGGAATGAGTCAGGTTTCAGTCTTAATGACTCAAAGTCACAGTCCTTAGATCAGCAGAACGCTTCCAGCTTGGAACAAGCCTTTGCTTCAGGCAGCTGCTTCCAGCCTGCCCCACCAGTGCACGCAGGAGAAGACACCCTGTCCAAGGAGGTGGTCACGGAAACAACCTTTGCATCCCGCTCTGAGCAGCACGATGCCCAGCCCTTTCCCACAGCCCACTCTGAGACCAATTTCACCATGACAGAAATGTCCTATTCTGCAGGGGCTCCTGCCCGCTCGACCGCTGTCTTTCTAGACCCTCAGTTTAAGGAGAACATAGTGGTGACAGAGAGAGTGCTGGCACCTGCATCAAGCTTGAAGGGTATGGTGGAAATCCCCGATTTGCCACACGAAAGTAATGTGGTGGTTACAGAGAGGATGGTGAAATCTGAGGGTGCCGAGCCAGGAGCAATGGCAGTTCAGGATCTCCCTGACTCAAAGTATGTTGTGGTGAGGGAGCGGGAGAGGGTGCTtgtgcctgctgcagagcagggctcacTCACATTCCCTGCCGGGGAAGGGGGCCGCAGCGTGGTGGTGAATGAAAGGGTGGTAACAGCCTCAGGGATTCAGAGCAGAGCCGAACAGGCAGCAGGTGCCGGCCCGGGAAGGCAAGACCACATCTTGATCACAGACTCCTCACTTAACCAGGCGGGCTCCAATGTAGAGGGGCCTCCTTCTGCCAGCGCTACACTGAGCAAGTCTTCCAGGGTCACCAAGTACAACACAGTGCAGTACACTCGCTCCTAG